In Buchnera aphidicola (Chaetogeoica yunlongensis), the genomic stretch TTTCTAATTCAATCTCCAGATACTAAAAAAAATTTTTTAAATTATATTAATAAAAATTCATTTACCATAAAAAATGGATTTGTAGAAAAAAATATATTACAAAATAAATCTACAACTACATATCAATTTGAAAGAGAGGGTTATTTTTGTATCAATAAAAATTATAATTTTACCGATAATCTTACCTTTAATAGAATTGTTACTTTAAAAGACAAAATTAAATAAATTCATATTTTAATTTAAATAGTTCTAAAAACAACTAAATTTTTTTATTAAAAAAGTATTAATTTATTTTAAATTACTACACGTATAAAGATACTTAACTAAATGTTTTTATTTCGAATAAAAATTTTATAAATTCGTCATTTATTCAACAATTCAAAATTATGTTACTATTAAAATAAAATTTATACTTAACATAAAAATATTTTATTTTTAAAACAAAATAAATTTGTTTCATAATTAAGAAATAATTGTTATAGTTTTTATCAACTTTAATTCTTGAAGTATACACTCTAAATACAAATATTATAGCATTAACACCATATATATCAACATAGATTCAAACACTATCTATTTCTATACAACATGTTAAAATATTTAAAAAAATAATTCAAAAAAAAACTGACACTAAAATAATTAGAAATGCTTTATTAAAAATAAAATAGTAAGATATAAAAATTTTACCATAAAAGTGATAATATATATTCACGAATACTAAATAAAAAAAAATAAGAAAAAATTTAAGTACTTCTATTCAAATAATTATAAATAAAATCAATATAATTAAAAATAAAATTAAAATATTTTTAATAAAATAAATATAACACTTTTAAAAATTAAAAAATCCATAAAAAAATGAAATAAATTTCATTTTTAAACATAGTATAATGTTGCTATAAATACTAAAAAACATTGTACATATTTAACTTTAATTACTTATATATCCTTAATAGGAAAAAAAATACAAAAAATTACTTAATATTCTATAAAAAAACTATTATTAATATAGAAACATAATAAGACATATTAATTTATTAATAAAAATCTACTATTTTTATATAAAATAATCAAAGAATTAATTTATTTTATAGTGCATGAAAAAATCAGTCATTTTATCAAAAAAAAATTTACTTTAATTATAAAATTTCTAAATTATTATGTTTACAAAAAATTAATCAAATTATATATCATCGCTTTTATATACAAAATAAAATTTTAAATTTATTAAAATAAGATTAAATAACATATAATAAATATCATTTATAAAAATAAAATAGATTAATTCCAAAGAATAGAAAACAAACTTTAAAAAAATAGATTTATATAAATACACAAATTGTAACGATATAATTATCAATAAAAATAATAAATTTTATAAGATATTAATTCTACAAAATGATATCAACTAAAAATTTTTAGTGAGATCTTAAATTTTACAATAAAAATATTATTTTATACCAAAAAATTTTTTGATGATGTAATTAAATAAAAAAAAAAAATATAAACTTCTAATTTTTAAAAAAACTGACAGTATGTTTTATCGATTATATAGTTAAAAAATAACTTTTAAACTACATAAATATAGATATGCAGTAAATAAGAGATATGCATATAAAAAACAAAAAAAACATGAATCACAAATTACAGATATATCTTCAGTAAAAAAATAATAAAAATAATTGAATTGTCGAACCATTTCTAGTTTAAAATCTATAAATTTAATTCTAAATTAACTTCCATACCTAGAAGTAAACACTCTATATTTATAAATTTTATAAAAACAGCAATACAATAAAAAAATTTAAAATAAATTAATTTATACTCATATAACATTTAAAATATTAATTATTAATTATTATGAGAAAAATATGTCAAAAATTAAAAAAGTAATATCTAGAGAAATAATCGATTCTCGAGGATTCCCAACAGTTGAAACTGAAGTCCATCTAAATAATGGATATATTGGAACAGCTTCAGTTCCATCAGGAGCTTCTACAGGTTCTAAAGAAGCTATTGAGTTAAGAGATAATGATAAATCAAGATTTTTTAAAAAAGGTGTAACAAAAGCCGTATCAATAATAAATAATGTTATATCTGATGCTATACATAAAAAAGATGCTTGTGATCAAAAAACTATTGACGAAATTATGATTACATTAGATGGAACCACAAATAAATCAAAACTAGGTTCCAATTCTATATTATCAGTTTCTTTAGCAGTATCAAAAGCTGCCTCTAAATCACAAGGTATATCCCTATATCAACATATAGCTAATTTACATAATACTGAAAAAGCATTTTTAATGCCGTTACCCATGATTAATATTATTAACGGGGGTAAACATGCAAATAACAATATTGATATACAAGAATTTATGATTCAACCCATTAAAGCAAATACAATAAAAGAAGCTATACAAATAGGATCAGAAATATTTTATAACTTAGGACTCATTTTAAAACGAAGAGGATTTAGTACTACTGTAGGAGACGAAGGAGGATACGCACCAAATTTAAAATCTAATGAATTAATATTCTTACTACTAGAAGAAGCTATTTTTCAATCTAAATATCAACCAGGAAAAGATGTAACTTTTTGCATAGACTGTGCTGCCTCTGAATTATATAATAAAAAAAACAAAACTTATGAATTAACGAATGAACAAAAGATTTTTACTGCAAAAGAATTTACTCAGTACCTAGAAATTTTAACAAATAAATATCCTATCATCTCCATTGAAGATGGTTTAGACGAATCTGATTGGACTGGTTTTAAATATCAAACAAAAAAATTAGGAAATAAAATACAATTAGTTGGAGACGATTTATTTGTTACAAATAGTAATATTCTCGCAAAAGGAATAAAAAATAATATTGCAAATGCTATTTTAATTAAACCTAATCAAATAGGAACATTAACTGAAACTTTAAATACCATAAAATTAGCTCAAAATTCAAACTATAATACCATTATCTCACATAGATCCGGGGAAACTGAAGATACTACTATATCCGATTTAGCTGTGGGCACTAATTCAGGACAAATAAAAACTGGATCCATGTGCAGATCAGAAAGAGTTGCTAAATACAACAGATTAATTAGAATAGAAGAAAAACTAGGAAAGGAAACTAAAATATTTAAAAAAAACTTATCATTTTAAAAACTAAAAATATTAATTTCTTTATTATAACTAAAAATATAGCAGGCATAATAATTTTAAATCTTGCCTGTTATAAATTTATTATTTAGATAACTTCTTATTAATATTAATCAGACATGAAATTATAAAGTATATCAATTAAAAACATTTCAACTTAACAATATTAAATTAATTTTTTATCTAGATAAAAAATATTTAATTTTCTATATAAACAAAACATTAAATATAATAATTATGTGTATCATATATATTTAAATATTTATTAAAAAACAATCATATAGTACTAAAAATAAATCAACTTATTTAAATTAATATTATGTAAATATATAAAAATTATCTAAAAATTTTACTATATTCACAACATAAAACAATAAAATTAAAATCTATATCTCTAAATATTTTAAAAATAAATTTTAAAATTAATATCCTAAAATACATTTAGAAGATTTATAATAAGATACTTGTGATTTTAAATCAGAAAGTTCTCGATTTAATCTTATATACTCACGCAATCCATTTTGCCCAAAAATAAACTTCATTTGCAACCAAAAAAATAATATTAATAGTCCAATTGTTGATTTTTTCATATTTATTCTCTGCTTGGATAAAATTTAGAATTTAAAAATTTAATATACTTGAATAAAATAAACGTTATTGTAAATAATTTATAAAAACTTTAACAACACTATAAAATTTATAATAAAACTCTAATTAAAAAATGATATTAAAATAGAAATATAATAATACTTTTAACTTTATACAAATGAATAAAAATGATTAATCACTATAGTATTAATATGAATACATTATTTTATACATCGCATTATACCTTTAATTATTTAAACAAACATTTTTTTAAAATTTTATTAATAAATATATGTATAAAAAATCATGTTTTCTATTTACAATAAATTTATTAAAATTTTAAAACGAAATTAACATCTTATCTTTAAATTTAAAGTACAAAACAAAATAAACTTTATTTAAAATATCACACATTAAATTTTAAAATAAATTACTAAACTAAAAAAAATTATTTTTAATATTATTAAAAAAAATTTTTATGACTATTACTAAGATAATGAAAATTTATTTTATATATCATTTAATTATTAAAAATTTTTATATCTTTAAATTGTAATCCATTCAAAAGTTAATTTAAATCATCAATTAACTAATCTTATTAATACGTTCAAGGAGTAATTTATTTAACTTTTTTTTCGCAGATAATAATACGCAGCTAGGTATTTTAGCTAATTTTGCAACAAATAAACCATAACTTTTATTAATTGATCCAAACTTTAAAGTATACATAAATGAAACTTTATCTTCATATTCAACAACATCAAAATAAACATTTTTTATATTAAAAAAATGATGCTCTAATTTTGTTAATTCAAAATAATGAGTAGAAAATAAAGTCATAGAATTTATTTTTTGTGCTAAATATTCTATACATGCCCAAGCCAAAGATAATCCATCATGCATAGAAGTACCTCTACCTAATTCATCTATTAATACTAAGCTGTGTGATGTAGCATTATTTAAAATACTTGCTGTTTCTGACATTTCTAGCATAAAAGTAGATTCCCCACTAGCTAAATTGTCAGAAGCACCTATTCTAGTAAAAATTTTATCAAATATTTTAATACATGCATAACTAGCTGGAACAAAACTTCCTATATGTGTCATAATTACAATTAAAGCTATTTGACGCATATATGTACTTTTGCCACCCATATTTGGACCTGTAATAATTAACATATTAGATTTTTTTGACAAATTAATGGAATTAGAAATAAAAGGAGTTAATAATAAAGTTTCAATAACAGGATGTCTTCCACCAATTATAGACAATGTATATTCAGAAGAAATTTTAGGACACACATAATTTAATACACACGAACGTTCTGCTAAATTATTCAAAACGTCTAATTTAGAAATCACTAAAACACTTTTTCTTAAAATATCTAAATGTGGTATTATTAAATCAAACAATTGATCATATAAAAATTTTTCTATTTCTAAACTTTTTTCTTTTGCACGAATAAAATTATTTTCATACTCTATCAATTCTGGATGCGAATAACGCACGTAATATTTTAAAGTTTGTATTTTATTATACTTTTTTGGAATAGATTTAGTATATTTCTTACTAATTTGGAGATAATATCCCAATACTTTATTTTTATTAATTTTTAAAGATTTTATACCTAATAATTTCTTTTCTTTACTTTCAAATTCTTGTAAATATTTTTCAGCGCTTTTTTCTATCGTTCTCCATTTATCTAAATTATCATTATAATTATCAGAAATAACATTACCTTCTTTAATTGTTAATGAAGGAGAACTTTTTATAGCTCGAAATAATAATTCTTGTATAATTTTAAATTCTTTTAAACTTAAAATTTTAAAATTATCTAATTTAAAATTTTTTAATACAGTGACAATTTTAGAAAATTGAGATAACGAAATACGCATAGACAAAAAATCTTTAGGAGATGCTAAACGAAGTGCTATTCTAGACACGATACGTTCTAAATCACCAACTTTCTTTAATATTGGTGATAAAATCATATATATAGTCCTTAAAAATTTAATCTTATTTTGTCTATCATGTATTAAATTAATATTTCTAACAGGAAAACTTAACCATTTTTTTAACATTCTACTCCCCATGGCAGTAGAAGTATGATTAAGAACCGAAAATAAAGTATTATCATATCCTCCAGAAATATTTTTAATAATTTCCAAATTTCTTTGAGTAGCTGTATTCATAAATACATAATCATGATTATGTCTCATTTGTATTAATTTTATATGCGGTAAAGAAAAATATCGAATAGATTTTAAATATTTTAATAAACAACCAGCTACAGAAATCACTAAATTATTATTTTCTATACCAAAACTTTTTAAATTTATAGTACCAAATTGAAGATTTAACTGTCGATAAGAACTATTAACTTCAAAATAATGAGAAGAACATAACTTCACACCTTTTCGATTCTTAAAGTAATTAACATATAAAAAATTTTCTGGTATTAACAATTCTTCCGGGTCTGTACATTTTAATTCTGATAACAAATCTTCAAAAGTATTATGTGCAGATACATAGAAATCGCCAGAACATAAATCTAGTACAGAATATCCAAATTGTTTCTTACTATAATATATTGCACTTAATAAATTATTTTTAAAATTATCTAAAAAACATTCGTCTATTGTAGTACCTGGAGTAACTACTCTTGAAATCTTTCTCTCTATCAAACCAGATTCCTTATTTAGAATATCAGTTTGTTCACATATTACAGCTGATTTTCCTATTTTAATTAATTTTGATAAATAATAATTCAACGACAGATATGGAATACCAGCCATTGGAACTTTTTTACCTAAAGAATAACCACGTTTAGTTAAAGTAATATTTAATAAACAAGAAATTTTTTTAGCATCATCAAAAAATAATTCATAAAAATCACCTAATCTATAAAATAAAAATATATCAGGATACTTTGATTTTAATGATAAATATTGTTGTATCATCGGAGTATGATTCAAAATATTATTTTTATTCATTATTAAATGTCTCAAATAAAATATTATAAATTTATATATGTTTTTTTATACTAAAACAAAATTACACTGAAATATTCTATTTTATCTAGAATAATTTTGATATTTTAGATAAAATAATATCTTAAAAAATAATTATATTTACTTAAAATTTAAATATGTTTCATTTTAAATATCATCTAAATAATTTATAAAATATGAAAAAATTTTTAGTTTCACTTATCCTGATATTATTTGAGTATATTAATTTAAATCATGCATACGTCTTTGGAAAAGACTATACTACTATTAACAAAAATTTTATTCATAAAAAATCTATTATAGAATTTTTCTCATTTATATGTCCCTATTGTTATAATTTAGAAAAAAAATATAATATTAATTCTAACATTAAAAAAAATGTTTCTAAAAAAATAAAAATTTTAAAATGTCATGTAAATTTATTAGGAGGAGAATTTGAAAAATTATTAACTAAACTATGGATTATATCTGTAATTAAAAAATTAGAAAAAAAAATTTTTATTCCTATCTTTGAAGGAATACAAAAAACACACACTATTACTAACTTATCTAATTTAAAAAAAACATTTTTAAAACTAACACATATCAATGAAAAAGAATATCACTTACTTATGAATAGCTCTATTATAAAATCATATATTTATCAACAAGAAAAATTACAAAAACTAATAAAACTAACACACGTACCAACTATATTAATAAATGAAAAATATATTATTAATAATGATATTTTTATCAACAAATCTACAAAACAAGCTATTGAAAAATATATAAATTTAGTTAAACATCTATTAAACAAAAATTCATAAAATCAATAAATATTTATATAAAATATAAGTATAATAAAAATATAAAACTTAAAAAATACCTTATATTCATCTAATACGATGAATAACCAACTAAAAATTTCTAATATAAATGAATATTAATGAAAAAAAAATTAACTACTTACTTATAGATGGAACTGCATATTTATATCGAGCCTATTATACATTTCCTACATTAAAAAATAATCTTAACAAACCATGCGGAGCAATATTTGGTGTAATAAACATGGTAAAAAAAATATTATTAAAGTATCCTTATACAAAAATAATAATAGCTTTCGATTCTCCCCAAAAAACATTTAGAAATAAAATATTTTTACCATATAAAAAAAATAGAAATAAAATGCCAATAAAATTAAAACAACAAATTATGCCATTATTTTATACAATAAAAAATATAGGTATACCTATTATCTCGATACCAACTTTCGAAGCTGACGACATAATAGGAACATTAGCAAAAAAACTATATACACAAAATAAATCAATCTTAATTAGTACTTATGATAAAGATTTTGCACAACTAGTCAATAGTCACATAAATATTTTAGTAGGTACATCTGACATAATTTTAGATGAAACTAAAGTAAAACAAAAATACGGAGTTATTCCTAAATTAATTCCAGATCTATTAGGACTCTCGGGAGATTCATCAGATAACATTCCTGGAGTCCCTAAAATAGGAAAAAAAACAGCATTATATTTAATAAAAAATTTTGGTTCACTAAATAAAATTTACGAAAATATAGAGAAAATATCTAAATATCCAATAAGAAATTCAAAATTAATACATAAACAACTGAAAAACTACAAAAATTTAGCGTTGCTATCAAAAAAATTAGCTACTATTAAAACTAATATTTCAAAAAAATTAATTATAATAGATAAACTAACTATGTTACCGCCATCCATAAAAAAATTATCATATATCTTTAAATACTATAATTTTCAACGTTTGTTAAAATTACTAGAAAAAGGCATATGGTTGAAGAGTATTAAAAACATACAATAACATATTTAATGCAAGTATATTCATAAATTTATCCTTACTAAATAATATATTTATTAACTATTTTTTATTAAAAAAATAATAATCTTTAATTTTAACTACATCTAATAATATTACGTATATACTATAAAGTAAAACTTTATTTTAAATAATAAATATTTAATAGAATATATAAATAAAATGTTATAAAATCAATAGTATTTTTAAAATATTATAAAATGTATTAATAATATTTTATTTCTATATTATTAAATAACAATTTTAAACAAATAAAATAATACTACTATATTATTTGTGAATTAACCAATTATCTACAACTAATCTTAATTTATCAACACCTATTTTTTTTTTTGCAGAAAATAATTCTACAATTATATTTTTTGATAAACTATGCATTATAGCACGAATCAAATATAATTGTTTATTTTTAAAAGACCACGTTACTTTATCTATTTTATTTAATAACAATAATATCGGAATATTCAAAAAAATAGCTGCATCTATAACAATTTTATCAATTTTTTTTATTAAACAACGAATATCAACTATAACTATTAAACCCTTCAAACATTTTTGAATATTTAAATACTTAAATACCATTTTTTTCCATTTCAAAGATATATGCTGAGGAACTGTAGTATAACCATATCCTGGTAAATCAACTAATCGAACTCCATCAGAAACTTGAAAAATATTTATTAACTGAGTTCTTCCAGGAATTTTACTAATTTTAGCTAATTTATTTTTATTAACTAAAGCATTAATTGTAGATGATTTTCCTGAATTAGAATAGCCAATAAATGCAACTTCGGATCCAAAATTATATTTCTCTTTACTAATATTATGTATACTTTTCAAAAAAAATGTCGAATTATAATTCATAAAATTAATTTCTAAGCGATTTTAAAATAACTTGGAATAGGTTAGCATAATTAAACATATAACACTATTAAAAAATAAAACTAAATACAACGCGAATTATATCCTATCTTAAACAATAAAAATTTAATTCTAATTATTAATATTAACAATTATTTAAATAAACAAAATATATTTATTCATAAACATGATATTATTAATTATTATAAAATTATATACTAATATTAATTACTAAAATTTAATACTTATGACAAAAGAAATAAATCATACACTAAGAAATATAGCTATCATTGCACATGTTGATCATGGAAAAACAACTTTAGTAGACAAATTACTTCAACAATCAGGTACTTTTCAAAATCATAAAGAATTCCTTGAAAGAGTTATGGATTCTAGCGATTTAGAAAAAGAAAGAGGAATTACCATTTTATCCAAAAATACGGCAATTCAATGGAAAAAATATAAAATAAATATTATTGATACTCCAGGACACGCTGATTTTGGAGGAGAAGTAGAAAGAATACTATCTATGGTAGATTCTGTTTTATTAGTAGTAGACGCACTTGATGGACCGATGCCACAAACAAGATTTGTTACACAAAAAGCTTTTAACTATGGATTAAAGCCCATTGTAGTTATAAACAAAATAGACAGAACATGCTCTAGACCAAATTGGGTTGTCGATCAAATCTTTGATTTATTTGTAAGTTTAAATGCTACAGATGAACAACTTGACTTTCCTATCATATATACTTCTGCATTACTAGGCACCTCAGGAACTTCTCATGCTCATATGAAATCTGATATGACTCCACTATACAATGCCATAATACAGTACACACCAGCTCCAAAAGTCTATCCTAACGATCCTTTCCAAATGCAAATTTCTCAATTAGAATACGATAATTATTTAGGAATTATTGGAATTGGAAGAATTAATAAAGGAGTTATTACACCCAATCAATCTGTTATTATTACCAATAATAAACAACTAAAAAAATCTGGAAAAATAATTAAAATACTAAAATATTTAGGATTGAATAAAATTGAAACAAACTCAGCTAAATCTGGAGACATAATAGCTATTACTGGAATAGAAAAATTAAATATTTCAGATACTATTTGTGATCCTAAAAATATTATTACTTTACCAGAAATTCAAATCGACGAACCAACAGTTAAAATGTTCTTTGCTGTAAATAGTTCACCATTTTCAGGCCAAGAAGGAAAATATCTTACTTCTAGACAAATATTTAATCGTTTAAAAAAAGAAGAACATTACAATATAGCATTAAAAATTCAAACTACAGAAAATACTAATACTTATTCTGTATCTGGACGAGGAGAATTACACTTATCTATATTAATTGAAAATATGAGAAGAGAAGGTTATGAATTAGAAGTTTCGCGACCAAAAGTAATATTAAAAAAAATAAATGGATTAATACATGAACCAATAGAAATAGTTACCTTAGATATTGAAAATAAACACCAAGGAATAATTATACAGACAATAGGACAAAGAAAAGGAAAAATTTCAAATATTATACCTAATCATAATGGAATTAGAATTAGATTAGATTGCGTAATGAGTAGTCGGTCATTAATTGGTTTTAGAACAGAATTTTCCACATTAACATCTGGATCAGGACTGTTTTATTCAACTTTTAGTCATTATCAAAAAGTAAGCGAAGACACAACTAAACAACGTAATAATGGAGTTTTAATTTCTAATAAAACAGGTTATTCAGTTGGATTTTCAATTTTTAATTTACAAGATCGCGGAAAATTATTTATAACACATGGACAAAAAATATATGAAGGACAAATTATAGGTATACATAACAGAAAAAATGACCTCACAGTAAACTGTTTATTAGGAAAAAAATTAACTAATATGAGAGCATCAGGTTCAGACGAAGCGATTACTTTAATAACACCAATTACTATTACTTTAGAATATGCAATTAGTTTTATAAATGAAGATGAACTAGTAGAAGTTACTCCAAAATCTATAAGATTACGAAAAAAATTTTTAAAAGAAACTGATAGAAAAATAGAACTACGAAAACTCACCAACACAAATTAAAAAAGAATACAATTAATTAAATGAATAAAAATATATTATATAAAAAATTTTTATTCATTTAATAAGTTTTTAATTAATAAATTATTATTTTTTATTTGAAATTTTCTAGATAAATGCTCAACTCTAACTATTTTATTTAAATCAGAAACAGCTAAACTAAAGTTGTCATTAATAATTAAATAATCATACTCAACATAATGATTCATTTCAGATACTGCTTGATTCATTCTTTTTTGTATTACTAAATCATTATCTTGCCCTCTATTATATAATCTTCTATATAGTTCTTGTTTAGATGGAGGTAAGATAAATATACTTTTAGATTCTGGTATTTTATTACGAACTTGTTTCGCTCCCTGCCAATCTATATCCAAAAAAACATCTATACCAATAGATAAATTATAATAAACTTGATCTTTGGAAGTACCATAATAATGATTAAAAACTTTTGCATATTCCAAAAACTGATTTTCCTTAATCATTTTTTTAAATTTTTTATTTGAAACAAAAAAGTAATGTTTTCCATGAATTTCTCCCAGTCTCATTTTTCTAGTAGTATAAGAAATTGAAACTTTAACAGTATGCAAAAAACTAGTTTTTATTAGTTCCTGAATCAAACTAGATTTTCCCGTTCCACTAGGAGCAGAAATAATAAATAATAAACCCTTAGTCACATAATACCTTTAATGATAAAATAAATATGCCTGTGATATATCATATAAATTATACAAATAAATAATATCCTGAGAAATTATTTTTGGAGTTATATTTCTAAAAATAAAAATACTAAGATATATATCCAACCTTTATATTGCTATTTTGGCACGAATAGGTGAATGAAATTTATAATTAATCAAACTAAAATCTTCAAAAAAATAACTAAAAATTCCCTTAGGTTTTTTATTAATAATTAATTTTGGAAGAGGATATGGTTTCCTAATAATTTGTTGTTTTACGTGTTTAATATGATTAATATATATATGAACATCACCCCCTGTCCACATAAAGTTACCTACTTCTAAATTACATTGTTGTGCTAACATATGAATTAATAAAGAATAACTTGCTATATTAAAAGGTAATCCAAGAAATACATCACAAGAACGCTGATACAATTGACAATTTAAAAAATTTTTATAAATATAAAACTGAAATAAAACATGACATGGTGGTAACGCCATTTTATCTAAATCTCCCACGTTCCAACTAGATACTATTATTCTTCGAGAATAAGGATCTTTTTTTATTAAATTTATTACATGACTAATTTGATCAATAATTTTTCCATCTTTAGATTCCCAAGATCTCCATTGTTTTCCATAAATAGGACCTAAATTTCCTGATTTATCAGACCACTCATTCCAAATAGATATATTATTATCATTTAAATATTTTATATTAGTATCTCCTTTTAAAAACCATAAAAGTTCATGAACTATAGCAGGAAAATAACATTTTTTCGTTGTCACTAAAGGAAATCCTAACTTAAGATTAAATTTTAAATGATATCCAAAAATTGACAGAGTTCCAATCCCAGTTCTATCTTTTCTAACATTTCCATCTTTTAATATTTTTTTTAACAAATTGATATAATTTTCCATACATGTCTAAATTTAAAATAACCTTATGATAAAAAATATTTAACCAAATAAAAAATCCAAATACAATCATAGGAACGGATAATATTTGTCCCATACTAAAAATATTTAAATAAAATCCTATTTGTGGATCTGGTTGTCGAAAAAATTCAGAAAAAATTCGAAAAATACCATATAAAATTAAAAAAAGACCAGACACAAAACCAGAACTAAAATTTTTCTTTGTAAAAAAATTTAATATAAAAAATAATAAAACACCTTCTAAAATACATTCATAAATTTGCGATGGATGTCTAGGTAATACACCAAATTTATTTATTAAATGTTGAAACTGAATATTATCTTTTGATAATTCTAGATCTAATAACTTAGAACTGGGAAATAAAATAGAAAATGGACAATTAGGTGCTATTCTACCCCATAATTCACCATTAATAAAATTTCCTAATCTTCCTAAACCTAACCCAAATGGTACTAATGGAGCTACGAAATCAGATAAATCAAGAAATTTTTTATTTAATTTTTTTGAAAAATATAATAAAACTACTAAAATTCCTAATAGACCTCCATGAAATGACATACCTCCTTCCCATACCTTTAATATACATAAAACATTCTGTGAAAAAAACATAGGATTATAAAACATTACATATCCTATTCTACCACCTATAAACAAACCAAAAAAACAAGAGTATAATAAATTATCGACTTCAATTTTTGTTAAATTA encodes the following:
- the gmk gene encoding guanylate kinase, whose amino-acid sequence is MTKGLLFIISAPSGTGKSSLIQELIKTSFLHTVKVSISYTTRKMRLGEIHGKHYFFVSNKKFKKMIKENQFLEYAKVFNHYYGTSKDQVYYNLSIGIDVFLDIDWQGAKQVRNKIPESKSIFILPPSKQELYRRLYNRGQDNDLVIQKRMNQAVSEMNHYVEYDYLIINDNFSLAVSDLNKIVRVEHLSRKFQIKNNNLLIKNLLNE
- the typA gene encoding translational GTPase TypA, coding for MNHTLRNIAIIAHVDHGKTTLVDKLLQQSGTFQNHKEFLERVMDSSDLEKERGITILSKNTAIQWKKYKINIIDTPGHADFGGEVERILSMVDSVLLVVDALDGPMPQTRFVTQKAFNYGLKPIVVINKIDRTCSRPNWVVDQIFDLFVSLNATDEQLDFPIIYTSALLGTSGTSHAHMKSDMTPLYNAIIQYTPAPKVYPNDPFQMQISQLEYDNYLGIIGIGRINKGVITPNQSVIITNNKQLKKSGKIIKILKYLGLNKIETNSAKSGDIIAITGIEKLNISDTICDPKNIITLPEIQIDEPTVKMFFAVNSSPFSGQEGKYLTSRQIFNRLKKEEHYNIALKIQTTENTNTYSVSGRGELHLSILIENMRREGYELEVSRPKVILKKINGLIHEPIEIVTLDIENKHQGIIIQTIGQRKGKISNIIPNHNGIRIRLDCVMSSRSLIGFRTEFSTLTSGSGLFYSTFSHYQKVSEDTTKQRNNGVLISNKTGYSVGFSIFNLQDRGKLFITHGQKIYEGQIIGIHNRKNDLTVNCLLGKKLTNMRASGSDEAITLITPITITLEYAISFINEDELVEVTPKSIRLRKKFLKETDRKIELRKLTNTN
- the lgt gene encoding prolipoprotein diacylglyceryl transferase, with the translated sequence MYNTYISFPHINPIIFSVFSISIRWYGFMYFLGFIFAVWRGNVQAKYYNLTKIEVDNLLYSCFFGLFIGGRIGYVMFYNPMFFSQNVLCILKVWEGGMSFHGGLLGILVVLLYFSKKLNKKFLDLSDFVAPLVPFGLGLGRLGNFINGELWGRIAPNCPFSILFPSSKLLDLELSKDNIQFQHLINKFGVLPRHPSQIYECILEGVLLFFILNFFTKKNFSSGFVSGLFLILYGIFRIFSEFFRQPDPQIGFYLNIFSMGQILSVPMIVFGFFIWLNIFYHKVILNLDMYGKLYQFVKKNIKRWKC
- the thyA gene encoding thymidylate synthase, with product MENYINLLKKILKDGNVRKDRTGIGTLSIFGYHLKFNLKLGFPLVTTKKCYFPAIVHELLWFLKGDTNIKYLNDNNISIWNEWSDKSGNLGPIYGKQWRSWESKDGKIIDQISHVINLIKKDPYSRRIIVSSWNVGDLDKMALPPCHVLFQFYIYKNFLNCQLYQRSCDVFLGLPFNIASYSLLIHMLAQQCNLEVGNFMWTGGDVHIYINHIKHVKQQIIRKPYPLPKLIINKKPKGIFSYFFEDFSLINYKFHSPIRAKIAI